GTTCACTGTCATATAGCCAAACAACCAATCCCACTCCATCAACTAAATCCAGAAATTCCCCACGCGATTTCTGATATCGTGATGAAGTTATTATCCAAAACCGCTGAAGACCGTTATCAAAGCGCTTTAGGACTAAAAGCAGATTTAGAAACCTGTCTAAATCAACTGCAATCAACTGGCAATATTTCTGACTTTTCAATCGGTAAGCGGGATAAATCCGGCTCTTTTTCCATCCCACAAAAACTCTATGGCCGCGACGAAGAAGTACTTACTTTGCTGTCAGCCTTTGACCGAGTTAGTCAAGGAAAAAGCGAGATGATGCTTGTGAGTGGCTACTCAGGGATTGGTAAAACCTCAGTAGTCAATGAAGTTCATAAACCCATAGTTCGGCAAAGGGGTTATTTTATAGCAGGCAAATTTGACCAGTTCAAGCGGAATATTCCCTACGCTTCAATGATTCAAGCATTTCAAGAATTAATCCGACAACTGTTAACAGAAAATTCGGAAAAAATAGCTATTTGGCAAGAGAAACTATTAGACGCTGTGGGTATAAACGGGCAGGTAATTATAGATGTTATCCCGGAAGTAGAACTGATTATCGGCCCCCAAATAGATGTTCCTGCACTGGGGCCATCTGAATCACAAAATCGCTTTAATCGAGTATTTAAACAATTTATTCATGTATTTACAAAACCAGAACACCCCCTGGTAGTTTTCCTAGATGACTTACAGTGGGCAGATTCAGCTTCCTTGAAATTGATTGAGTTGCTAATAACTGATCCAGATAGCCAATATCTGTTGATGATCGGCGCGTATCGAGATAATGAAGTAACTTCAACTCATCCCTTAATGCTCACATTAGAGGATATTCAAAAAACTGGTGTCCGTATTGCTACTATCACACTCCAACCTTTAGATATCAGCAACGTCCGCTTACTTGTTGCCGATACTCTTCACGATGAGACTTCCAAATCTCAGCCGTTAGCTGAGTTAGTTTTCAATAAAACTCAAGGCAATCCTTTCTTCTTGACTCAAATGTTGCAAACTCTACATCAAGAAGAACTATTGACATTTAACTTTAGTACTGCCTGTTGGCAGTGGAATATTAAAAAAATTCAAGCTGTAGGTATTACTGATTATAATATTGTCGAATTGATTGCCAGAAATATTCAAAAATTAGCGCTAGAAACCCAACAAGTATTAAAATTATCAGCTTGTATTGGAGATAAATTTAATTTAGAAGTTCTCGCAATTGTCAATCAAAAATCTTCCTCAGAAACAGCATCTAATTTGTGGCCAGCACTTCAGTTGGGTTTGATTTTACCCCTGAGTGATGCCTACAAGATTCCGCTAGTCGGAATGGGTAATTGGTTATCGACAATGGAAAATGAACAATCCTACCAATTACCAATTACTAAAATTTCCTACAAATTTCTCCATGACCGCGTGCAGCAGGCGGCTTATTCTCTGATTCCCGAAGATCAGAAAAAAGAAACTCACCTAAAAATTGGTCAACTGCTCCTGAAAAATACCCCAGAAACGGAGATTGAAGACAACATATTTGAGATTGTAAACCAACTGAATATTGGTGCTGAATTCATTATTGACCAGGTGGAAAAAGATCGGCTAGCTCAATTAAATCTAATCGCATCTCGGAAAGCTAAAGCGGCGACTGCTTATGAACCTGCACTCAATTATTTAACGGTAGGATTGAGACTTTTAGATCAAGATAGTTGGCATTATCAGTATGATTTAACGCTGAATCTCTATGTCGAAGCAGTAGAAGTGGAATACTTAAATACTAACTTCGATCGGGCAGCTATTTTAGCGGAAGTCGTCCTGCAACAGGCTACAAATCTACTCGATCGAGTGAAAGTATATGAGACTCAAATCCAGTTTTATACTGCTCAAAATCAGATGCTCAAAGCAGTCAATACTGGACTACAAGCCCTAGAACTCCTCGGTTTTTCTCTGTTAAACACACCCAGCGACTCTCTGGAAATATTCCAGTTGCCCAAATTGGAACAACTAGAAGAAATTCCTGTAATGACAGATCCTTATCAACTGGCAGCTTTGCGACTCCTGATTACTGTCATTGGTCCAGCGATTATTGCAGATCCAACAATTTTTGTGCGTGTGAGCTTGACCCTAGTGAATCTCTGTATTCAAAATGGTCATTCAGCGTTGGCTGCGATCGCCTATACTAATTATGGCTGGTTGCTATGTGGAGCAGGAAAACTGGATTCTGGATATCATTCTGGTCAGGTGGCTTTGAGGTTGTTGGAGCAATTCAAAGCCAATTCACTAAAAAGTAAAGTTTATGCTCACTTTAATGGATTTATTAGACACTGGAAAGAGCATATCAAGGAAAGCATTAAGCCTTTATTGGAAGGAATTAAAAGTGGACTAGAAAGCGGAGATATGGAATATGTTGGCTATAATGCTTGCCACTATTGCAATCACATTTTTTGGATAGGAGAACCCCTGGAATTTGTAGAGCAGCAACAATTATCTTATATCAATTTAATGATGCAATTACAACAAAAATTTACTATATACTATCTTCAAATATGGCATCAGTTTACGTTAAATCTACAGGGATTGGAAGTTGAAAAAAAACGTTTGCTTGGCAAAAGTTTTAATGAAACCGCAATGTTACCATTGTTGCACGAAGCAAAAGATGGTATGTCACTGTTTGTTATCCATCTTTCCAAAATGATTCTCTCTTACTTATTTAAAGATGGAAAAATAGCTATCGAAAATGGCTTTTTGGCAAACGAGCAAACAGCGAATGTGAATGGATTTGTATTTGTTGCTTTACACAATTTTTACTATTCTCTGGCTTTACTCGCTGAATATCCTCAAGTCGAAAGCAGCATCCAAAAAGAATATCTCGCTCTGGTAGAAGAAAATCAAAATAAAATGCAATTATGGGCTGTTCATGCGCCGATGAATTATCAGCATAAATACGACTTAGTAGAAGCAGAGAAAGCGCGAATTTCGGGAGAAATTGGCAGAGCAATGGAATATTATGAACGTGCTATTCAAGGAGCGAAAGAACAAGGATACATTCAGGAAGAAGCACTCGCCAATGAACTAACAGCAGAGTTTTATCTTTCTCGCACTAGAGATAAGGTTGCTCAAGTATATCTAACTGATGCTTACTATGGCTATATCCGCTGGGGAGCGAAGGCAAAAGTTAGAGATTTGCAAGAAAGATATCCAGAATTTTTCTTGCGGCTCTTAGCTAGAGAAACTTCTGAGAACGAAGTAAGGCCGACGGCTAATCCGACGACGAGCGGAAGTTCAGCGATGCTGGATTTAAATACGGTGATTAAAGCTTCACAAGCCATTTCGTCGGAAATCGTTTTCGACAAGTTGCTGGAGAAATTAATGCACATTCTCATTGAGAATGCTGGCGCTCAAAAGGGCATTCTCCTTCTGGTAAAGGAAGGAAAATTAGTAGTAGCGGCAGAAAAATCTGTAGATAAAGATCGGGTTTTGTTGCCTTCTATTTATCTGGAAACAAGCCAAAATATTCCCGTAACGATTATCAATTATGTAGAAAGAACTCTGAAAAATGTGGTTTTAAATGATGCGACGAGCGAGGGAATGTTCGGGACGGATACTTATATTACAAATAACCAAATTAAATCACTACTCTGTGCGCCGATTCTTCATCAAGGAAAACTCGTTGGTATCATTTATCTGGAAAACAATCTGACAAAAAGTGCTTTTACACCTGAAAGGCTGGAAGTTTTGAAAATACTTTCTGCACAGGCGGCTATCTCGCTTGAGTTAGCACGAGCAGTAAACGAAGTTCAGGATACTGTAGCTTATTTGAGAGCGATCGTCAATAATATTGCTGATGGTTTGTTGGTGACAGATATCAATGGCAAAATTACTCATGTTAATCCGGCTTTGTTAGCGATGTTTCGTCTGGAAGGTGGGGATACGATCGCAAAAGATTGCCAGGAAATTTTCAACAGTCAAATAGCAGCACTCGTAGCTGAAACTAGGGAACATCCAAATGAGGTTTTGACGGCAGAGATAGAACTAGCAGATGGTAGAGTTGGCAAGGCTGTGGCGACTACCATTTCTAAAGAAACTTCTCTTTCTAAAGGGGCGATCGCTGAATGTCTCGGTACGGTGAGCGTTATCCGCGATATCACGACGGAAAAAGAAATCGACCGGATGAAAACCGATTTTATCTCTACAGTATCCCACGAATTGCGGACGCCTTTAACTTCTGTACTGGGCTTTGCTAAGCTGATTGTGAAAAAACTCGACGATGCGATCTTTCCCTCAATTCCAGAGTCGGATCGCAAAGCTCAAAAGGCATTCAAGCAGGTGAAGGAAAATGTCAATATTATTATATCTGAAGGCGAGCGACTGACGACGTTGATCAATGATGTCTTGGATATCGCCAAGATGGAGGCTGGTAAGGTGGAGTGGAATATGCAGCCTTCTTCGGTAGCGGAAATTGTCGATCGCGCGATCGCTGCCACATCTTCCCTGTTTCAAGCTAAAACTATTGCCCTGCTTAAGGATGTCCCAGAAGGACTGCCGGAAGTGCTGGGCGATCGCGATCGCTTGCTCCAAGTTTTAATTAATCTTATTTCCAATTC
Above is a window of Argonema galeatum A003/A1 DNA encoding:
- a CDS encoding AAA family ATPase encodes the protein MISIPGYIITEQIQAGFHTLIYRGVREQSQTSVIIKTLLADYPTLEQITRLRHEYQILQKLEIEGIVKAYALENYHNGLAIILEDFSGQSLKKILVTQKIELISFLKISIQLAITLDQLHQNQIIHKDIKPDNILVNTSTGKVKIIDFSIASRLSRETTEISNTNLLEGTLAYISPEQTGRMNRSIDYRTDFYSLGITFYEILTGQLPFNATEPLELVHCHIAKQPIPLHQLNPEIPHAISDIVMKLLSKTAEDRYQSALGLKADLETCLNQLQSTGNISDFSIGKRDKSGSFSIPQKLYGRDEEVLTLLSAFDRVSQGKSEMMLVSGYSGIGKTSVVNEVHKPIVRQRGYFIAGKFDQFKRNIPYASMIQAFQELIRQLLTENSEKIAIWQEKLLDAVGINGQVIIDVIPEVELIIGPQIDVPALGPSESQNRFNRVFKQFIHVFTKPEHPLVVFLDDLQWADSASLKLIELLITDPDSQYLLMIGAYRDNEVTSTHPLMLTLEDIQKTGVRIATITLQPLDISNVRLLVADTLHDETSKSQPLAELVFNKTQGNPFFLTQMLQTLHQEELLTFNFSTACWQWNIKKIQAVGITDYNIVELIARNIQKLALETQQVLKLSACIGDKFNLEVLAIVNQKSSSETASNLWPALQLGLILPLSDAYKIPLVGMGNWLSTMENEQSYQLPITKISYKFLHDRVQQAAYSLIPEDQKKETHLKIGQLLLKNTPETEIEDNIFEIVNQLNIGAEFIIDQVEKDRLAQLNLIASRKAKAATAYEPALNYLTVGLRLLDQDSWHYQYDLTLNLYVEAVEVEYLNTNFDRAAILAEVVLQQATNLLDRVKVYETQIQFYTAQNQMLKAVNTGLQALELLGFSLLNTPSDSLEIFQLPKLEQLEEIPVMTDPYQLAALRLLITVIGPAIIADPTIFVRVSLTLVNLCIQNGHSALAAIAYTNYGWLLCGAGKLDSGYHSGQVALRLLEQFKANSLKSKVYAHFNGFIRHWKEHIKESIKPLLEGIKSGLESGDMEYVGYNACHYCNHIFWIGEPLEFVEQQQLSYINLMMQLQQKFTIYYLQIWHQFTLNLQGLEVEKKRLLGKSFNETAMLPLLHEAKDGMSLFVIHLSKMILSYLFKDGKIAIENGFLANEQTANVNGFVFVALHNFYYSLALLAEYPQVESSIQKEYLALVEENQNKMQLWAVHAPMNYQHKYDLVEAEKARISGEIGRAMEYYERAIQGAKEQGYIQEEALANELTAEFYLSRTRDKVAQVYLTDAYYGYIRWGAKAKVRDLQERYPEFFLRLLARETSENEVRPTANPTTSGSSAMLDLNTVIKASQAISSEIVFDKLLEKLMHILIENAGAQKGILLLVKEGKLVVAAEKSVDKDRVLLPSIYLETSQNIPVTIINYVERTLKNVVLNDATSEGMFGTDTYITNNQIKSLLCAPILHQGKLVGIIYLENNLTKSAFTPERLEVLKILSAQAAISLELARAVNEVQDTVAYLRAIVNNIADGLLVTDINGKITHVNPALLAMFRLEGGDTIAKDCQEIFNSQIAALVAETREHPNEVLTAEIELADGRVGKAVATTISKETSLSKGAIAECLGTVSVIRDITTEKEIDRMKTDFISTVSHELRTPLTSVLGFAKLIVKKLDDAIFPSIPESDRKAQKAFKQVKENVNIIISEGERLTTLINDVLDIAKMEAGKVEWNMQPSSVAEIVDRAIAATSSLFQAKTIALLKDVPEGLPEVLGDRDRLLQVLINLISNSMKFTETGSCTVKARQQDNQIIFSVIDTGIGIAPADRDKVFEKFQQVGDTLTDKPKGSGLGLPICKQIVEHHGGTIWVESQPTQGSNFSFSLPIADSNNAETDKISIDILVRQLKESLVQAAPSGLNHEKSILVVDDDANIRQLLRQQLEPEGYQVREAKDGMDAITQVKTARPDLIILDVMMPQINGFDVAAVLKNDPQTMGIPIVILSIIEDKQREYRLGIDGYFTKPVNAEELLNNIGLLLSQRTSKKKVLVVDEDASVVKTVSDVLQAKGYSVTEASNGQECIDKALSVKPDMIIVNSILSEQHDLVKLLRFEKGLENVFFVLLADVKEMKL